The window ATCACCACCTGTAGAACCGATGCTTTTGCGGCCATGATCCCTTGATGATCCTCCTACGCCGCCCGGAGCATTTGTCCCACCTCCTCCCCCACCGCCCCCGTCTCTACTCGGTCCGCTGGTTATAGAGGACATTGTTGCACTTTTAAATAGCTCCACTAGCTGAATTTGATCTATACGCTTCAATCCCTTCATGTCGAGGATTTTTTGATAATCAATCAGCGGAATGTCTGGTAGTAGCTTGAGAACCTGCTCAATGAATGTCATTGCCGGATTTATCGGAGCCATGACGACTTTGATGATCATTTCAGCTCTAGTCATCCCTTTGACGACAACTTTTGTATAGCTGGTGGGCGCCTTTCTATTCACTGTGGATGCAATCGAGGGCAAATCAAGGAGAACTGTTTTTAAACTGTGCGTATCGAGCAGTAATTGTTCGCAGCCTAAAATATTGTGCGTATTATCGGACGAGGCATTTGTTAGTCGACACTTGAAGAGAGTGTTAATATATTTTGGAATGAAGGAGTTGACAAACTTCAAGCAAAACTGCGTATAGTATTTTCGCGATGCGGATAGATTGTCACGGATTATAGGCACGGTGTGTTTAAAGTGTGAGATTATTGAATTTACAAAGGAGCTCTGATCGCCGACATTGTTGATGGTTTGCCATTGGATCTGGGAAAGTGAATTGAATACGATGGATCAATGTTACCCGAATTAGAACTAGGTAAACATCGGTAATCTTACCTTGTTGATCACATGAAGTGCCGGTTCACAACCATTTTCTAGGTCCTGGACTAGCAATTGAATACAATTCGAGatgattttgtggaaaacatccttttcctcGGATAAATCGATTTTATCAGCAAAACTGGCATCAATTTTTTCGGCTAATTTGTCCTCTAGCTGCTGTACAGTCTCCAAGCAATATTCGGCCGAAGTAAGAATGCAGCATATTTTAATGAGCTCGTCTTTTGTGAAACTAAATAAAGGAGGCAATGAAATGTTAGATTGAGGGTTTACGCGATTACATACCGTGGGGTTTCCCCTTCTTTGAGAAAGTTGTGGATCACTTGGCCGGCTGCATTCGATAGATTTTGCAGATTTTCGCGGGTTAATAAAGACATACTGGTGCCTAGGATGGAGAGGAAACCGGGATTGTAAAATAGGATATAAAGTTAGATAACTGACGTGGGGCCTACCAATACTCGATTGCACTGTAGTTATCTTCGGTATGCTAGCCTCGAGAACTTTGACAGCATACTCCCTTAAGTACTTCTTGAATATCATGGCCAAATCGTGTAGAGGCTTCCCGTTGCTAAGCTGTGTGCACTGTACCATGCACTTCTTGTAGAAAACGAAGAGATCCGCACAGCTGTGCCAAGCAGATTGAAGTAAGCGTTAGGCAAATTCATAAAAGCTGAAATTCTATACCTTGGAAAGACGGTAGATTTGGCTTCCAGTGGATTGAATGGTTGCTTGCTAGCTTGAACAAATCTTTCAATCAACTCGGACAGATTGCGGTCTATGCTCTCCGTGTAGATATCTAAATGTGTCTTGAAGCAGACGCCAATTAGGTCCATAAAGTCAGAGCGTTTTTCCTCGCTGGTGACTCCCTCGTTTAAGCTTTGGGGCGCGGAGACATCGTCCCTTGATTCGTCCGCGCTAGCCATTTGCTTCGTTTCAAATGTGCTTCTACCACCGGAGTTTAATGTGACACCGGTAAATCGTTTGGCCAACAGCTGTTCGAATGCTTGTGTTTTGGAAATAGCAAACAAAAGCAATTTCACGTCGATCTCGTTACGTCTCCGGGCCATAATCTTGGTCAGTTCATCGCGCGTTAAAATGCAAAATTGAACAGTAACGCGCTCGGAAACTTCCCAATCGACCGGAAAGATGCGACCAAACTTCTCTTCAAAGTCCAGCAGGTGGCGTTTGAGCCAAGCGTAACGCTTGTCGATTTTATCGAGCCAGGCAATGTCCTGATTCTCATGGAACAACTGAACGTACTCCTCCAATTGTAAAGCTACGAGAGAAACATATAGCAGATGAGCGTACGCGAGGGCCAAGGGGGTCGGGAGGGGACCTAGCAAGTCGGGAGGAATTACCTATGAACCACTTAAGAAGGTCGCGGCGCACTTTGGGATCGAGTACAGACACAACCTTGCACGCATCTGTGAGTTGCGCCAACGACATTTTCGCACTTCCAGTCGAGGACGGCGAGAAGGTATTGTGGAAATCCTCGGTTATCTGCCCGGCGAGTTGTTGCTGAATTTGGTGCACCTTGTCCGAGAGATTCTGAAAGGTAAAGGGCATAGTTTTGAGCTGGCAAGGAATGGGGGAAAGGCGAGGCAATTCACTCTAATCTGGGGAATGTCGATGTATTGCTGAAAGTGCTGGTTGACTTCCGTGATTGCTTGCAACGGGTTGAGGATTTCCCCATACAAACGCTTCTCGATCAGTTTTGTGAGGCTGTCGATGCCGCCCACCAGCATGTGCAAATGATTCAGGGCCGTGATCGCGGTCGTCAGGTTCCTCTTGGCCGAGTCCAGCTGTTTGATGTCGCGGGTGATCTCCTTGACCATGTCCTCTGTTTTCTCGGCGCGGGTTTTGATTTCCGTGATTTGTGCAAAAAGTTGATTGATCACCTTCTGCGCCCCTTCCAGGGCAATTCTTCCGTCCTGGCTAGTGTTCGTCTGGCCGCGTATTACGCTACGAATATTGTCATCAATTACGCTCACTTCGCATTCCATCTTGGAGATCACGTCGTCGATATTCGACAATGACTGCTCGTTGGGGAACATCTGATTGATGTAGTCGATGGAATTGAAGTCGGAACTGTCCAGAGGATCGGTGCTTTGAAGGACCTTCCGGAATAGGTAGAAATCCCATTGAAAATTGGATCGAACATGAAAGCAACATATGTGACGAGCCCTTCCTCACCTGTTCAATTGCATTTTGCACTTCATCCGAGAATACAATTTTACCTAGTCGTGTTTCATCCGATGCCCCAAGGGGTTCTTCCATCGTGTGCGTCTGAAAAGCTCCCTTGCCGGCTACAAAACCACTTGGGAAACCTCCTCAAATTATTGATGACCACAGAAAAGGCGACAAAAACATTGAATTTACTTTTGACAGTTGTCAAAGTCGGTGTTGACGTTGGTAACGTCACTTTCCTTCGACCGCTCTCGGCTAGCCACGACCTATCTCTACGAAATGTCAGTTTGACAGTTCTCTTGTCAATTGAAGAGagttttgaatgaaaattcgCCGCCAAGTAGCTCTGGAACAGACGAAATCTTagaaattcattttgaaatcaTCGCTGACCACCACGCTGTGCCCAAAACCGAATAAAACCTCAAATATCGCGATTCGCGGCTATAATATTTTACACACTAGGTCGCGTCCAGAAATTTTGTCCTGCGAATGATACGAGAATCTAATGCGGAGGGAAAAATACCAAATGTTCTCAAACTGTTAAAACGTCCTTTAGACCAAAATGTACGTTCCTTTCggccatattgaatcaggaaaAGATGTAAATTTAACGTGGATTTTCTCAGTAAACAAGAATGGTACTACTTTCGCTGTGGATTTGCAAACAATCTCCCATGCTTTCTGAACTTTATTCCCATTACTAATCGAAAAATCGTCcctgaaaaatcaaataaaactagGTTTTTCCCAACCACTTTTCGTGTCTGAGAGCATCCATTAGAGCTACTAAACTTGGGGATTTAGCTTCAGTAATacatttaaaaaaggaagtacgCATTTTGGGACCTAACCAAGGGCAACAAATAGTTCCAGTCACTGCCAGAACTACCTCCATTGCCCATCGGCGACCGCGATAAACGGGGTTACTTCCGAAATCTGAGCATGCGTGGTTCTAAGCTAGAGTACAGATTGTggaaaatcaataaattttcgTCAACCATATGCCAAGGAGAAACAATAGAACAGTCGTTGATACCTAACACAGTACGTCTAACAAATACTTCATACGTCCAGCGCGAAATAACACCACACGCTCCCTTTTTCTCTCTGTCGCCGCaaccatattatatttttttgctaTATTAACTgcttttttcttgatttttcaaTTCGTCCGTTGCTTTTCGGAATCTGGACTGGAAAACATATCTTGGATACGCTGTCCGCAGATCGATTGTTAACAACAGTCCTCATAGTTTCGCGTTGTGTTTGGgagaaatttgttatttttgttttgataaCGTTTCCCGCTGTGTTGTGTCCTTCCGGTTTGCGTCCAATGGCCCTTGCGTGGCGCGTGTGAATTTCCATGAAGTTAAATACTGTGCTCCGTGTTCAACGTTTGGATAGCTTCCCACAACCATAGAACTGTTGCGATCGCCTATCCAGCTTGCGTAGTTAGTGAGTAGAAGGACCATGATCGCCAACGAGAACGATATTGAGAAATTATCcgaagatgatgatgaagaggagTTCACTCAAGGTCCTGGTGAACGATGGGACCCACTAGGAGCAGATGATGAAGAGAATGTTATTGCGGATACTCCTTCACGATTGCTGGCCGCCTACGATAATGTCGGGGATTTGCAATGTGGTGGCAGCGCAATAATGGACCCAAATCGGATACGCAGCCTTGAAGAGGAGCAAGAGATCCTTACCACTTCGTTAATGGCATTGACTTCACATTTCGCACAAGTTCAGTTCCGCTTGCGACAAATTGTTGATGCACCCATCACTCAACGGGATCAGTTGTTGAAAAATCTGGAGGAGTTTGCATTCCGTGGAATTCCGGAGGTAAGTTGGTAACTGTGGAAGTTTTTGGTGATTCAGTTATCGCGCCTTCCATTGCCAATAAAGAACCTCATCATTCCCAAGGTTAATTTGTTTGGTCCTGCTAAGTATGGAGGGCGCTTGTAGTGCCTCAATGTCTGTCCAGTCTGGTCATCTAAGGGAATTTCTCGAATCAGCCCCTCATCTCTGGTTGGGGCTTTTCCTAGGAATTTGGCCCACTTGAAAACAATATTTATTCCACTTTCATGCAGTCCTTGATGAGCCCTAGAGAACTTGGAAGGATCTTGCTCgtttggtgtaaaacaaaaccatattaaaatcgattcagtgtctgtctacctgtctgtcagtcacacccgatttactcgaaaacagttgtcatgaaatttggtgagaagggtCCGTTCTGTGAATTCGCtttcatatagcaagtggcgccatttgttgttgaatttgaatgggagctcctcatacatgcgaacCGGTGATGGACTATTTTATCACACtgaatatgaatgaatgaaacagCTCGATTAGCACTATTCGAAACTGATACTATCTGAAgcacaggggagtgaggactcaaaaaatGTATgccacaaaaagtgaaacaggtctcactctcagaacatatccaatcgaaaaatctgagaaataaATCAAAGCGATACATTTATACAAAATCTTggtttcaaaatacatcccgttccccgttctgcacaaataaagttggaaatttatccgaaaaccgCCCCctcttttgggagtagggtaggtgattgCGTTTATGCACCGATTGtttgactcccgcaacagtacgctgatGAACTACCAGCTAACTACCAacctctctgtcatcagagaatttGCCTAGGagtcgtttgacacattacttcgggctagccctgccGCTCTCCCTGCTTTGgggagctttcaagtcagggaatcctttTTACTAACGGGAcgggagggaaggaagggagttgttagttcagggaaccccttgccatccgatcCCTTTCATCCGGTCCAGTTCCATTTTCATCGCAATAAGAAAACCTCGAACATAATACGGAAGCCGACTCCAGTTGCCAGtgttcttcagcatctctctgacaacgtcagcgctcctcagcatttccgcgacaatgttgtctggagactttatcaaagtagttttcaaTGCCCGAAAAAGAAGGCGGAGAAGGAAAAGGGAAataactgactacgccgccagaaaCCCGTCTGTTTAAAGACTGCAAAACAAAAGCaagtagcagaaaagacgaggaaacgaagaaggacttgaCCGtaagctctgcttattaagccgacgcaaggcaagacatttgcggaagtccttagtaaaACGGATGAaatccgaagacaacggagtaaAGGTCCATACGACAAACGAGGAGtgacggagtcctcgtcgaaatgggcccgaagacgaccagcaagagtacattctgcgaagcggtTATTGGGGGGAAGGCTCTTGTTGCTAGCCTAGACCTCATGTGCTCGCTAGAAATCCGTAATCTTGACTGCcttacagaaaaggtcgaagtggaggaggcgatatcacgctttatcgcctccagagtccagaggtaaccaatgcccggataggtatcacctcagtaaatgctcgaggccaaagactcgctgtggtggacttccaatatgcgaggaaactccttagcagcgggagaatcaaaattggatgggcaGTATGCAGGGCGTGAATGCGGATCGTCCCCACCAAATGCTAccggtgtctggactatggacatacgtcagcaacttgcaagggatcgAACAGGAGAACAGCATGCAGGAGATGCGGTCAAGAAGGTTGCGTTCTCTGTAGGGATCGTGCCGCGTTTGGTGAGAGCGTCGTACACACTGTGGGCtagggacggtgtccaatctttaggacgCAATTGGAAAGTGCTAGgatgcgaatggcatgatctgcATTTTACCAACCTAGCGCAGTTCGATGCGGAAGTGAATGCTGTTCTAgcgctaattagcgagcaatacccaAACAGGGACCCGGTCTcattgcatctcgacttatcgggcacctgcacctgggttcgggacgacgtccgacttcgtgttcttgctgaTGGCCGAGGAAATGGGttttctggatccggtgtttagggataacgttttttagcgtttacctgacgccgaatgagacgatgccggactttcggcgccggcttgatgttcTGGAGGACACCGTTTCAAGCAAGGAGGGacaaatcctggtaggcggtgattttaattccAGGGCCCTTAAATTggacatgcctcagtcagactccaaatggaaacggattctgggaaTGGCGAAAACcgagctcgtagttttaaacaccggatccacgacaccgtttcggcgcccagactgtgaaggaagcattcctgacatcacttttatatcggaatctctgg of the Hermetia illucens chromosome 7, iHerIll2.2.curated.20191125, whole genome shotgun sequence genome contains:
- the LOC119660882 gene encoding vacuolar protein sorting-associated protein 53 homolog, with amino-acid sequence MEEPLGASDETRLGKIVFSDEVQNAIEQVLQSTDPLDSSDFNSIDYINQMFPNEQSLSNIDDVISKMECEVSVIDDNIRSVIRGQTNTSQDGRIALEGAQKVINQLFAQITEIKTRAEKTEDMVKEITRDIKQLDSAKRNLTTAITALNHLHMLVGGIDSLTKLIEKRLYGEILNPLQAITEVNQHFQQYIDIPQIRNLSDKVHQIQQQLAGQITEDFHNTFSPSSTGSAKMSLAQLTDACKVVSVLDPKVRRDLLKWFIALQLEEYVQLFHENQDIAWLDKIDKRYAWLKRHLLDFEEKFGRIFPVDWEVSERVTVQFCILTRDELTKIMARRRNEIDVKLLLFAISKTQAFEQLLAKRFTGVTLNSGGRSTFETKQMASADESRDDVSAPQSLNEGVTSEEKRSDFMDLIGVCFKTHLDIYTESIDRNLSELIERFVQASKQPFNPLEAKSTVFPSCADLFVFYKKCMVQCTQLSNGKPLHDLAMIFKKYLREYAVKVLEASIPKITTVQSSIGTSMSLLTRENLQNLSNAAGQVIHNFLKEGETPRFTKDELIKICCILTSAEYCLETVQQLEDKLAEKIDASFADKIDLSEEKDVFHKIISNCIQLLVQDLENGCEPALHVINKIQWQTINNVGDQSSFVNSIISHFKHTVPIIRDNLSASRKYYTQFCLKFVNSFIPKYINTLFKCRLTNASSDNTHNILGCEQLLLDTHSLKTVLLDLPSIASTVNRKAPTSYTKVVVKGMTRAEMIIKVVMAPINPAMTFIEQVLKLLPDIPLIDYQKILDMKGLKRIDQIQLVELFKSATMSSITSGPSRDGGGGGGGGTNAPGGVGGSSRDHGRKSIGSTGGDNDVESSNAGSDRGRIKKLENLIKKRLPS